Genomic segment of Ficedula albicollis isolate OC2 chromosome 3, FicAlb1.5, whole genome shotgun sequence:
tgaaataaattgcaaagagtccagagagaaaaagagcaagagTACCTCATTCCTGGCATTTTATAGTAACGTGGTATGAAATAGTTATCCATGGAGGTAAGTCAGAACAGCTACTGTACTTCCAAATGGAACCCAACTTAGTTCATGGTAACTTCAAGCACAACCAAAGTCCTTGAGATGAGGCAAGCCAGAAGCAACAGTTATCCAGACCTCAAGGAACTTTTCCTACGCCTTCAAATACAAATCTTAAATACGATCACAGCATTTTCATCCAATAAAAGAATaagccaaagaaagaaaaataaatgtaaaccAAGTTTATTTTGCTCTTAAGTAGTGTTCTTTAAGCACTACAGCATGGTAAACAATGTAAATTAGTATAAGTCATCTCAAAagccagtttttttttttttattttatgagttGTTAAAAAGATGCAGCCTATTCTAAcaggataaatattttaaccATTTCACTTCGAGTTAATGAAGGCTCACAAATGAGCAACACTCCTCattgaggaaaacaaaaagctgttGTCGACAAAGCgacagcacacacacaaaaacaaaagaactgtGTAAAAATAACTAACTGTACTGTGTTCCCATACTCTTTAGAAGTTGCTTTACAATGGGATGATATGCACATGATCTTGCTGCAAACTTGCCATACAACTTGCAAATACACGTAGCCTATAGCCTTACCACTCAGTCCAGAAAGCTGCTAACTGATCAGAACAAACGCAGCACTAGGATCCTCTGCTTAACAATTAATTCAATCTGCTTTACTCTTTACCTTTTCTCCTAGACTGCAGGACAgactagaaagaaaattactccGAATTAAAAATCAATACTCTTACAAGGAAATTGTATTATTTTGCAATATAGTCTTTTACAAGTTACGTTTTGCCTATTTTCCCCTTAGCCACAAAATGGGCATGAAGTAATTACTTTGAAAATGCCTTAATTTTCAACTTCATGCAAATCTAAATAAAGATGACCAAACAAAAGCTTAAACAATGGAAggatatttcacagaaaatttcttATACAAAAAACACATAAGAAAAAGGGCCACTAGGTGACATTTTAATTTACAAATTGGCATCATTTTGGTCAACAAATATCCAAGTGCTGTTTTCTTCTATCACAACAAAGTAGCtgtacagaaagaaaactgcaaaacttgttttatttttgtttttaatcgCACATCTCCTCAGGAATTTCATGTGGATTAAGGATGCCAGGTACAGACATCTGAAGTTTATGCTTCTCCTCTTGAGCCTGCCGAAGGGCTGTTTCTCTCTCCTCCAAGAATAAGTCTGATGTGTCTTCACCTGCAAATTCCTGGGATAATTCACACAAAAACATCAGTTTATTGTCAAGTGCTTAAGGCAGAGTAATAGCTTCCAAAATTATACAGGAAACATCTTCCCTTCCTGTTCCCTGACAGGCTACTTGCATGGTTTTCTGTTCCTAAGgtcacatttaaaataaagcaatatttaaagaaattcacCATGTGTTACAGAATGGGATGCCAAACCCAGCATCTGGAGTGTATTACCATTAAAGCAGAATCGTTACAATTCTGGAATACCTGACAATTGCAGTCTCAAATTAACAAACTATTTCCTACAATCTTATCATTCCAGCATCCTTACAAAAATAAAGGCATAGCATTAGTGCAGTGAATTTCAAAACTGATCCCAATTCcaagcagaatggaaaaaatctgGTTAAAACCAACTTATTTCCCATTAGATTTAGTTCTGCAGTTGTACTAATACATAAGGATTGTGTGCACAATGTAGAACACAAGCAATGACATTCAATCCcaatttatgaaattaaatccCAGTGAAACAGGTTCCATGAACACCACTCGGTCACACACACCACTGGACAGAGCTCTCACTCCATTTTAGAAAGAtgcaaaataacttttattcCTCAAACAAACACTGACTCCACACTGTCCTGTGTGACAAAATCCTGCTGAAAagagttttttatttcttgagaaAAGCATGTCCAACATACCTTGATCTGGACCAGGAAATCCCTTAGGTGTTCCTTGAAGGCAGGAATATCCTGGTTTAAACTGAAGAGTCCTGTTACGAACAGCTTAACCTGGGCACtaacagcaaacacagcagttAGAATCCCAGAAAGTAAGAGCCCAATGAGAAGCATGAATGAATCATGGCAGACTTACTCTTGCAGGTGAGGAAATGCAGATTTGAGGAGATTAGCCACGTACTCCTGAATAAACATTTGGTTGTTCACTGGGTTTCCAGGGTTCAAAGGAGTacttatttttccctcttctacCAAGTTGAACATGTACGCGAGGATTGACGCATGCATTGTCAAACCTGCACGGATCAAAGCCAGAAACACTCAGTAGTTATTCACAACAGGATGTGTGACATTATTTTGATGTTCAGAGGGATGgcttgcagcagctgcctcacaCACAGGCACGTTCTCACCTGCAGTGTGCGAGGTGTCTGTGACCACAGAGAAGATGTGCTGGAGGATATCGCAGAAATACGTCTGATAGAAACTCTGGGCAGCCGTCTCCTCCTGTGCTACGTTCTGGAGTAGGGTATAAAGGATCTGAAGTCCTGCAAAACAGGCATTAAAAAAGGTGACCAAGAGAACAACATTCCAACAGCTGGGAGATTTCGGCCTTTTTCAAAACAACAGGAATGTCCCAAGAAATCCTGATGGGCAGCAGGATGCCCAGCATGGCACAGGTGATGGCTTGGTGAGGCACTGCCTCCCGGACATGGCACACCTCCTCAGCTTCATTATACTGTCATTAGCATATCATTAGATAAAGAGCCAACCACACCATTTGAGAAGCAAAACTCTCTACCCAATAGTGTTGGCtatttcaagaagaaaagatgttttcatGTTTGGCTCGAAATAGAAACTTTAATTGCTTTACTTGGTGAAATGCAACTGAAAAAGACTTTTCCCCCATCCCTAAATGGCTAAAAGAATCACTGGTTTCACAAATTTTTTGTGGCACCATTTAAGCTGCTGCATCTGTTCAGCCATTTCAGAAAGGTGTCAATGCTCACATGGCAAAGAAAGCAAGGAGAAACTGTAGTAATACTCTCTTCCAGCTACAGGAATCAAACAACCAaacatcccagcccagccatggATCCCTGGCTGACACCTTGAAACTGTGACAGAATTCTATCCTTGCTCAAATGCAGAATCATGTGATCAAGTTTgattaaagaaaaggaagaaaaagaacagtatTCTACCAGAAAATCTCTGATCTGTATTAAACACTTCCATTTACCTGTATCTGCAACGTTTCTCATTGTGTGTTTGAAAGCCCAAATAATAGAATCCAGGACAAGTTTGAACTGTGCAGGTGGAATGGCCAGGAAGGCTGGGAAGCAGTGAGAATTTACAGCTTGGAGTAGCAAGAAGAAGTTTGTTCTATGTTCAGGATATTCTTCAAAGTCCTagaagggaaagggggaaaaagccaaGTCTCCATAAATTCCATCATAGCATCTTCCACTAAACAGAGCAAGTCAGTACATACTGCACACTTAGTAAGGAAATACTCAACTGAGCAGTAGTGGTGCtgttcaaatacattttaaatatttatcaattTTAGCAGTTAGTCCTACACCGACATTTGACTTCTGCTTGCGGAATTGCAGCACTCCAAGGCCCCAGAAAAATTACTAATGGCTTAATCAAGAGCTAACCAGAGAAGTTTAAAGCAGTTTAAGAGTTCTAACTAGACAGCTCAACTATAAAACAAATACGCTCATTTGAGCAGAAATTTGGTCATGTGCCACAAATGAGCTTTGTGACTGGGAAAAAACACGAATCAGGAGATCCCACAGGTTGCTTCAAAGGAGATGTCTTATCTCAGGTTTGCAATAGAAATACCTTGTTGATCATGTTTAATGTGCACTCAAAAACAGCATCGAAGATCTGAGGTATTTCAGCAGTGATGTGTCCCCCCAGCTTGTTGACAATGATAGCCATGGTACTGAGCACCTCGGGCTCCCGAGCGGCCGGCACGTTCCGCTGGTAGTCGATGAGAACTGCATCCAACAACGGAGGAACAAAGTTTTCAGCTACCTGGTTGGAAGAGTAAGCCAGGTTATAGCAGTGCAGCTACTGAGCAAAGTCTCCAGCACAGTTTGTAGCCAAGTTCCTCCTTCAGTTGCAGGTGACACTTTTCCTAAGGACGTTGAAGTTCCATCCTCTGTGTCCATCTTAAATCTCCTTGACTCCCTTGAACATTACTCTCAGTTAAAATCAACTGAAGTATCTCAAACATTGCTCAGGCTTACCTTACTATATTTTACACACTCCCTGAAGCAAGATCCTGTGACCAACAACTGAACACAAATCAGAGTTTTTCCCAATTCTGTCTTAGGAGTTATTTGTATAAAATGCATCCACTTACCATCTGTGGATCATTGGACCTGCTCACCCagccagaaattaattttaaagtttccCTTTTTACAGTCCTCATACTTCTAATCAAGGGCTGCTTTGTTACCATTTCACCTGGAAAATTTTAAAGCTTCAGTTAATTGTGTGAGGTgtcaaaaaaaaacaacaaccaaccaaacaaaaaagcccccaTCAAATTAACTTGATATTAATAAAACAGAGAATACttgatttttacatttaaatgacAAAGACTAATAAAGACCTCCTTTGTCTTTAATCTTCGCCAgttgtaaaaacattttctgaggCAACTGCAATCACagcagttgctgcctggagttCACCAGGCCCATAGCCCCAGCAACTGCTTCCTCAACTTCACCGTGTCTGGCAATGATGAATTCTGGCCATTAGATCAGCTGAATGAAAAGTTATTGATTTCTCTGCCagttttattctgaattctgaGAAGCTACCTCAAGGTAAACCAGCTGCATTTAACATTCCAATTTCCAGGTACATCTTGTGCACTGGCCAGAAAAGTGGGCACAGCACACAATTCAGCAACTGACTCATTTCATCTTGTAATGAACTACTACAGAAGAACATTCTACTGAGATGCCACAGGCCCTAAAGTTAGCTGGTAAAAATAAGGGAGGTAATTGAGAATTCCTTCTGTGATTGCAAGCCTGGTTTACCATGACTTTCAGGCATCTTTACTCATTACATTTCTGCAAGACAGCCTTGTTGCAGCACAGTCTCATCCCAAAACCCTGCTGACATCTTCTGAAGGAATGAATGAGATTCTGTTTACAGAAAGTCCTTTAATACTCAATCCCATAGTAAGCTAAAAGAACACAGGCTACACTGCATCTCAGCAAGATGCTTATTAATTCTAAGTAAGCATCCCTGGCGTTCTGAATTCTCCTAAACTTGTTCATTTATAGATGTTTCTTCCTCCCTCTAAAGCTGGGAGTTCTTTATTTGAATACAATGTTAGCAAACAAAGATTCAAGTGAGCACTTCCAGTCCTCCTCCACTCTCCTGAACAGTAAAATTAACCTAACTGGGATGTACTCTGAAACCTAACGGCAGACACTGCCAAACCTCATTTTCAGGAAGAACACAGAATTTCTTACCATTAGCCTGAATagctgcagaaatattttcacttagGCACTTGTACACATTCAGCATATCTAAATAAATTCTTCCAAGCTGAATCACAAAGGGGTGGCCAACTGCTTTACAGGCTCGTACATTGGTTTTCAGAATGCTACCAAGCTGCTTAACTGTTTCAGGATCCTTTAGAATATCaacattctgtgaaaaaaaattagagttcATCCTCATTAGTGAATACAACCACCCTTTGGCTTTCAATAAAAAAGCCTAAacttaaacatttattttatacacTGCCTTAAAGAACAGATCACTCAAATTCATGGACTTTTTATAGAGATCTTGCAGTTTATTTCATGGCATTGCCAATACCTCCAACAGAGTCAGGATAAAACTTCATtgcattctgcttttctgcagaatAATTTTTGCTGCAGTGCTACAAGCAGTATTCTAGTTagagaaagaatgaaaactaAGGAGATTAAAAAGTTGAAAACTGATAGAAGGGGTCCAAAGGAAATGCAGGGTGTTCTTGGGAGAAGTCAGGGTAGGAAAAGTAACTTAAGTGTGCTTAAGTTTCAGGCCCCTAATTAGATTAAATGCAAATAGATTGTCTCTAAAGAACAACAGTCCTGCACTTCACAAATATGTAagataaaagtattttcaaaagacTGAAAGAAACCGAGGATAAAGTAATAAAAGATGTACTTTTGAATGgtgggagaagaaaggaagaacaaTAAACActatttttagcattttaacTTCTCAGTTACCCAAAAGCAAAGTGAAAGGGAAAGCATTAGAAAAAACTACTAAAATGAAGTCTGTACAGTAACAGATTGTAGTTTAAATCAGAATTAAACAAGTATTTATTCTGTCATTTAAGTCTCCTCTCTCAAAATAACACCTTCATTTTCATGTCAATCTCTGTCAGCCATCACATAATGAAGTCCAGCCCAACTCTGTGTGAAAAATACAACCAGGGGAGGGCAAACATTTAGCAGGGCTTTCGACCTGAACACAGGACACATTAAAATGTAAGAGCTCACCTTTGTTGCCTGCTGAATGATGCTGTCCCACACCTGGTTGGGCAGCAACATGTACTTTTCTATCAGATGCTCCTGCACAGACTGGTCTGTCTGTGCCCCGATCATGTACCCAACTGCTTCATAAAATGTGTGCACCTGATGGGAACAGCAATACCACAAACACCGAGGTTAAAAAGCACTAAGGAAAAACTCAGTCTTACCAGACATGTCTGAACTGGGCACTGCCTGTCATCAATCCTGGAAGTATCCTTTTCCAGGTGCCAGATCCACTATGTCTGAAGTTTCACTACAATGGGGCAGGTGCACACTACTCTCATTTCATCAGCCATGCCCTTCCCAGAcagctttcccttcccttttttgaAAGGGACTGGATTTtggattttccctttttggaCTGTTCCTCACTCCCTCGTTCCCAAATGCAGGAGCTGTAGGTAGATACTGTTATAGCAGGATATtgctccttcccaaagcagaCTCACCAAGTTACATGCAGTGTCTCCTTGAAGACATTGCAGAAATCAAAATTCCAACTAAAGACAATTTAATTCTTCTTCCAAACATTCCAACTGACATCTCAGCAATGCAACTTTGATCATGGTATTACTACCCAGATGCTGTCCCTAATAAAAACTAAAGAATGCAATTCAACCCTTGCAAAACACCCCTACAATTTAACAGGAAGGAACTGTGCATTAATCTTTAGGAATTATCCACAACCCCAAATCAAACCTACCTGTTGTGGCTGAAGGTCACAGATGATTGTGTTAATATTGTTCAGGATTTCATCAATAAATGGCATGACCTCTCCCACCTGAACCTGGACAAAGTGTCGGCGGCATTTTTGTGCTATTTTGATGAAGGTATCACAAGCCATGTCCTGGACACCATCGTGGGTTTCTAAATGAAACCACGgtaattagcatttttttcccctccatgaataggctttttttttttttttttaataattgtaaCAGCAAAGGTAAAAAAGGAGATAATTACCATGCATAAATTCAAACAGCTTGTTGACTACTGTCTTCAAAAATTTCCAGTGAGCTCTCAAAAATCGTGGGTATTGACCTACTATGTACATTATATTTGATGCAATAATGGCTTTATTGTCCTTTCCTCGCTTTTGTTCACAGAGTCCCAGGAGATCCTACAACACAACAGAATCTTAGTTTCCTCTTCGCTTGTCTACTTCCATTTAAAGCATTATAAGCATAACGTTCTATAAGCAGCTATATTAAAGATGGTTGCCACAATCAAACTCAAAAtccaaataaagaaataaaaacccaaacaagtgCATTAAGATTGAGGCAATACAATCATTGAGGTTTCATCCAAACCCTGATCACTGTGTTTTAAACTAAGGAATCTCCATTTTAAATTATAACTGAGGATTCCTGCAGGGGGAGTCCAACACGCCTTACAGTACTTAATACTGGCTGAGCAGCTGATAGATAAAAATGCAGACTCCACTTCAAATAGAATAAATGAAACTACATCTTCCATATGACTTAAAACTAAATATTGTGTAAGAATCTTTGTATGACTTTTTAAAGCCTGTTCCTCTTGTGAAAATGTTATCCACATATTAGCCAAATTTGAGCTTGATcaatgaaaacagaataaatgaaaCTACATCTTCCGTATGACTTAAAACTAAATATTGTGTAAGAATCTTTGTATGACTTTTTAAAGCCTGTTCCTCTTGTGAAAATGTTATCCACATATTAGCCAAATTTGAGCTTGATCAATGAATATACAGATAGAGCAAAAGAGCAAGGTGTTGTTAGGCTAGTTAGTTACAGTCATGGGTTACTCTTGCCACTCTGCTGtatttcatttccctttccatcTATTCTGCATCCCCAAAGACTACATTTCAccctaaattaaattttatctgATGAAAAGGCTACTTGGATCAATGCATTGTTCATCGCTAACTTATTCATCACCCCTAAATGCAGGATGGAAGATTTCCCATTCATTTATTCTTATCCAAGGCAGCTTTCTAAGACCCCAGAGCAGTATTTCTGCAAGCTTGGTTTCTTCAGCATAAACTGAAGTGTGACCAAGCTGTTAGTTCTGCCCCACCATACCTTAATGACTGTAACCAGGAAcctcttttcatcttcttcGTGCATGGCGCCGCTGATGGAGCCGATAGCCCAGCACAGGGTGTTCAGATTCTTCCACGACCACTCAGTTCCATTCACTTGATTGTGAAGCTTTTCAGTCATAATTCGTTCCGTGTCTGCATAATCCAGATGTGTGAGATAAACTGAAAGACATCAACGTGCAATGtttgaaagcagcagcttgggTCTCAACTCCAGAAGCAGTTACATAAAAACCCACTGAAGCTCTTGGGTAAAAGTGTGTTCCCTTCCTGAAGTCACAACAGCATGGGATAAAAACTGAGGCAGAAATttgttcaaattattttaaagatggaTGATAAATTTTATTGAGAACTTAAATTCTAAGGGATCTCAGCAAAGCACCACCTGCAGGTGATGTGAAAAGTCTAAATCAATGCATGTCCCACGTGATACCAAGGCAAATTATTATCAAAAGGCATTTGCACTGATGGTCTGTAGGGAATATGGGATTGGCTGCCTATGGGGGACATTATACAGTGTGTAAGCCCACgcattttcttcagctctgcaTTTTAGTGTCACCACATTTGCTGGTTGCAATAAGCCACAATGAAAGTGGAGCTGGTGCTCCTGAACAGGTCTAGGTGGAAGATTCAGGTATCACAACTCAGTCACTTGCATCAGCCCCTAACAGGATTAGTGTCTCCAATATAAAACCCTAAATCCCAGCAAGTCAAGAGCAATTTACAGCCAGgttcagaaacagatttttactGTACCACAGAACACAGCTTCCACCAcattctccccctttttttgcCCTCCAAGTCAATCTTCTAGGTAATACAACACAAGCAATAAAAACCTGACCAgcattttaatataaatcaTGTTTTATCTGGCAAAACAACCCGGGCTCAGGACAGAGAGTAAttatttcacaaaacaaaaatgatttTCACGTTCCACATGCAATGTATTAAACCAATTAATTTAACACTGGCTACACCTACATCCCAAGCAGAAAGGTGAGAATAAAAATACCCATATACACTTTGCATCTCACAAGCTTTCCAACACACACATTGCTAGTGCATCAACCTGTTGCTGAACACTCAGTGCTCCCATCtgcatttgtgaaaataaatttaatactGAAGGTCTAATGTCCTGAATATCTGACAACTCTACTCCCTTTGCTCCCTGAAGTTACAATTAGGACTCTCAATACTTTTTTCCTGCCTCAAAAAACTCATTATCACTGCAATACCAAAGGACAGAAATTAAGTAGTGTATTACTACTCCATCAGATTATAAAACACTACATGCCTCAAACAGGAAGCTTGAGAGCAGCCACTGCCTCCTCCCTTTCCAGTCTTGTAATACTCTTTGCTGATA
This window contains:
- the XPO1 gene encoding exportin-1, which produces MPAIMTMLADHAARQLLDFNQKLDINLLDNVVNCLYHGEGAQQRMAQEVLTHLKEHPDAWTRVDTILEFSQNMNTKYYGLQILENVIKTRWKILPRNQCEGIKKYVVGLIIKTSSDPTCVEKEKVYIGKLNMILVQILKQEWPKHWPTFISDIVGASRTSESLCQNNMVILKLLSEEVFDFSSGQITQVKAKHLKDSMCNEFSQIFQLCQFVMENSQNAPLVHATLETLLRFLNWIPLGYIFETKLISTLIYKFLNVPMFRNVSLKCLTEIAGVSVSQYEEQFVTLFTLTMMQLKQMLPLNTNIRLAYSNGKDDEQNFIQNLSLFLCTFLKEHGLLIEKRLNLRETLMEALHYMLLVSEVEETEIFKICLEYWNHLAAELYRESPFSTSASPLLSGSQHFDVPPRRQLYLPVLSKVRLLMVSRMAKPEEVLVVENDQGEVVREFMKDTDSINLYKNMRETLVYLTHLDYADTERIMTEKLHNQVNGTEWSWKNLNTLCWAIGSISGAMHEEDEKRFLVTVIKDLLGLCEQKRGKDNKAIIASNIMYIVGQYPRFLRAHWKFLKTVVNKLFEFMHETHDGVQDMACDTFIKIAQKCRRHFVQVQVGEVMPFIDEILNNINTIICDLQPQQVHTFYEAVGYMIGAQTDQSVQEHLIEKYMLLPNQVWDSIIQQATKNVDILKDPETVKQLGSILKTNVRACKAVGHPFVIQLGRIYLDMLNVYKCLSENISAAIQANGEMVTKQPLIRSMRTVKRETLKLISGWVSRSNDPQMVAENFVPPLLDAVLIDYQRNVPAAREPEVLSTMAIIVNKLGGHITAEIPQIFDAVFECTLNMINKDFEEYPEHRTNFFLLLQAVNSHCFPAFLAIPPAQFKLVLDSIIWAFKHTMRNVADTGLQILYTLLQNVAQEETAAQSFYQTYFCDILQHIFSVVTDTSHTAGLTMHASILAYMFNLVEEGKISTPLNPGNPVNNQMFIQEYVANLLKSAFPHLQDAQVKLFVTGLFSLNQDIPAFKEHLRDFLVQIKEFAGEDTSDLFLEERETALRQAQEEKHKLQMSVPGILNPHEIPEEMCD